A section of the Triticum dicoccoides isolate Atlit2015 ecotype Zavitan chromosome 7A, WEW_v2.0, whole genome shotgun sequence genome encodes:
- the LOC119332348 gene encoding uncharacterized protein LOC119332348 translates to MDRLISSPLHLTRAPASSSASRPRAGGHHHLLPATAAPRSFAPLHGLRLHPLAPLLPRPPPSLLAAASAFSRADAVNPAPPEPDDEAADASAQAPATGVTRFFQKVASAAAVALVAALVVAAVGPSSMVPPALASALHNHSHSAAVTAGRSIFKSELLGSAWTGFLAGCLHTLSGPDHLAALAPLSIGRSPVESAAVGALWGCGHDAGQVMFGLLFLGLKDRLHIEVLRTWGTRVVGLTLLVIGAIGIREATQAAPCVAAALEGGTSAHQHGGNNSNALEKALLGAGGKKKEISFATFATGIVHGLQPDALMIILPALAMPSRAAGAAFLGMFLVGTVLSMASYTVLIGTCTEALKERVPRITEKLTWAASLVAISMGVAIIVSESFGVSLY, encoded by the exons ATGGACAGGCTTATCTCTTCGCCGCTCCACCTCACCCGcgcgcccgcctcctcctccgcctccaggCCCCGCGCCGgcggccaccaccacctcctccccgccaccgccgcgccaAGGTCCTTCGCGCCCCTCCACGGACTCAGGCTGCATCCTCTGGCGCCGCTCCTCCCCAGGCCGCCCCCGTCCCTCCTCGccgcggcctccgccttctcccgcGCCGACGCCGTCAATCCCGCGCCACCGGAACCAGATGACGAGGCCGCCGACGCCTCTGCGCAGGCTCCGGCCACCGGAGTCACCCGCTTCTTCCAGAAG GTCGCCTCGGCCGCGGCAGTCGCCTTGGtggcggcgctggtggtggcggcagtcGGGCCGTCGTCCATGGTGCCGCCGGCGCTGGCCTCGGCGCTGCACAACCACTCCCACTCGGCGGCCGTCACGGCGGGCCGGAGCATCTTCAAGTCGGAGCTGCTGGGCAGCGCGTGGACGGGGTTCCTGGCCGGCTGCCTGCACACGCTCTCGGGCCCGGACCACCTGGCCGCGCTGGCGCCGCTCTCCATCGGGCGGTCGCCGGTGGAGAGCGCGGCGGTGGGCGCGCTCTGGGGCTGCGGCCACGACGCCGGCCAGGTCATGTTCGGCCTGCTCTTCCTCGGCCTCAAGGACCGGCTCCACATCGAGGTGCTCCGCACCTGGGGCACCCGCGTCGTCGGCCTCACCCTGCTCGTCATCGGCGCCATCGGCATCCGGGAGGCGACGCAGGCGGCGCCCTGCGTGGCCGCCGCGCTGGAGGGCGGCACCAGCGCGCACCAGCACGGCGGCAACAACAGCAACGCGCTGGAGAAGGCGCTGCTGGGCGCCGGCGGCAAGAAGAAGGAGATCAGCTTCGCGACGTTCGCGACGGGGATCGTGCACGGGCTGCAGCCGGACGCGCTCATGATCATCCTGCCGGCGCTGGCCATGCCGTCGCGCGCCGCGGGGGCCGCCTTCCTCGGCATGTTCCTCGTGGGCACCGTGCTGTCCATGGCCAGCTACACCGTGCTCATCGGCACCTGCACCGAGGCGCTCAAGGAGAGGGTGCCCCGGATCACGGAGAAGCTCACCTGGGCGGCCTCCCTCGTCGCCATCTCCATGGGGGTCGCCATCATCGTCAGCGAGTCCTTCGGGGTGAGCCTGTACTGA
- the LOC119331862 gene encoding uncharacterized protein LOC119331862 yields MYRKQQEILCSVMHNIRTSDGYASNFSRHVNMKDCTISDLKSHDCHVILEDILPLALRSCYPHKEVMEIVIGLSNFFKKLCSKVLDVSELDELQESIVMTLCNMERIFLPSFFTIMVHLMVHLVEEVKLGGPVHYRWMYPLERSFVRLKALVRNRAFPEGSIAEGYLAQECLAFCSRFLERTTRFTRPSRNPDPSDKIKDLYMFHSAGEPIGKAVPVGQFNSRLLIQAHRYVLRHCDELADFRNEFVAEENSKRCDSANLTEADTTKLINEHFADWLEQKVLQSDGSTITEKVRALAAKPNRYGVRYSGYVINGFRFHTMSHESGHVTQNSGVVNIAENGVRYYGRLSDIFELSYNDYKVVFFNCDWYDVYHKVGIQTDEFGFTLVNKSRKIHTGDELDDNPFVFSSQVQQVFYVQDPKAELWNVVVEVRPRDLFDMVVEESSDETD; encoded by the exons ATGTATAGAAAACAGCAAGAAATACTTTGTTCAGTGATGCACAATATTAGGACCTCCGATGGATATGCATCAAATTTTTCTAGGCATGTCAACATGAAAGATTGTACAATCTCAGATCTCAAAAGTCATGATTGTCATGTTATTCTGGAAGatattcttcctctagcacttcgATCCTGTTACCCACACAAAGAGGTCATGGAAATAGTTATCGGGCTGTCTAATTTCTTCAAGAAACTATGCTCGAAAGTGTTAGATGTCTCTGAGCTTGACGAACTTCAAGAGAGTATTGTGATGACACTTTGCAATATGGAGAGAATTTTTCTTCCATCATTCTTTACTATCATGGTGCATCTAATGGTGCACTTGGTTGAAGAAGTTAAACTTGGTGGTCCAGTGCACTATCGGTGGATGTACCCCCTAGAGAG ATCATTTGTTCGGCTGAAAGCACTTGTGCGCAATAGAGCATTTCCTGAAGGTTCAATTGCTGAAGGGTATCTTGCCCAAGAATGCTTGGCCTTTTGTTCAAGATTTCTAGAAAGAACTACACGTTTTACAAGACCATCAAGAAACCCCGATCCTTCAGACAAGATAAAAGATTTGTACATGTTCCATAGTGCTGGTGAGCCAATTGGAAAGGCTGTCCCAGTTGGGCAGTTTAATAGCCGGCTTCTTATTCAAGCGCATCGATATGTCTTGCGACATTGTGATGAGCTTGCAGATTTCCGCAA TGAATTTGTGGCCGAAGAGAATAGCAAACGATGTGACTCAGCTAATTTGACAGAAGCTGATACCACTAAGTTAATTAATGAACACTTTGCTGACTGGTTGGAACAAAAG GTTTTACAAAGCGATGGATCAACTATTACAGAAAAGGTAAGAGCTTTGGCTGCAAAACCCAACAGATACGGGGTGCGCTACAGTGGCTATGTCATCAACGGCTTCAGGTTCCACACGATGAGTCATGAGTCAGGGCATGTCACACAAAATAGTGGTGTAGTGAACATTGCAGAAAATGGTGTTAGATATTATGGCAGATTAAGTGACATCTTTGAATTGTCATACAATGATTACAAGGTGGTGTTCTTTAATTGTGATTGGTACGATGTCTACCACAAAGTTGGCATTCAAACGGATGAGTTTGGGTTCACTCTTGTGAACAAATCTCGGAAAATACACACAGGAGATGAGCTAGATGATAATCCTTTTGTATTTTCCTCCCAAGTGCAGCAGGTTTTCTACGTTCAAGACCCAAAAGCTGAACTATGGAATGTAGTAGTGGAAGTCAGGCCTCGTGATCTTTTTGACATGGTTGTTGAGGAATCATCGGATGAAACAGATTAG